The nucleotide window CGTTGGTTTCAATATCATAAAGATCAGGATTGGGAAAAGGCTGATAAAAATTGCGGATATCGAGCACAATTAAAACCAGGTCGGCAATGAGTAATAATGCCAGGGGTATAAAGTATAATATGTTCTTTGAAAGTTTCAAAATGCTGTTTTATAGTGAACGTTGAAGACGCCTTGTTGAAAACGCGAGCCCCAAAGTTATTTTATATTTCCAAAGACCGTGAATTGATGGGTACAGGCCGGGCATTTTCTGAGCAAAGCCTGTTTGCAGGAGCAAGATCAAAAAGAACATCAGGAAGATAGGTCTCATGTCTGGTTTTCTTTCAGGATACATGTGCTTATAATATTTCATAAAGCGCTACGCCTGGCAACAGCCATTTATATAAGATTCAACATCTTTTGTGTGGCTTTGATTGCTGCTACCGTTTGATCACTATCCAGCCCGGTGGTTGTAAATTCACGACCATTCAATTCCCAGGTAATGATCGTTTCGCAAAGTGCATCCGTTTTACCACCCGGCGGAATGCGTACGATATAGTCGCGAAGCTTGGCCAGCGGCAATTTCTTTTTCGTATAGATTCTGGTAAGTGCATTCATAAACGCATCATATTGCCCATCGCCCGATGCATTTTCTTCTATAATGCCATCTTCGAACTTTAATATTACCGTTGTTGACGGACGCATGTTTTTAGAATGCGTCAATACATAATCTTCTACAACCACTCTATCACCGATGGTATGACTGTCCAGCACATCCGAAATAATATAGGGCAGATCATCCTGCGTGACCGTTTCTTTTTTGTCACCCAACTCGATGATTCTTTGTGTTACAATTTTAAGATCTTCATCAGATAATTGAATGCCCAGTTGTGCCAGGTTGTTTTCAATATTGGCCTTACCCGATGTTTTGCCCAGTGCGTATTTCCTCTTGCGGCCAAAACGTTCAGGCATCAGGTCGTTATAATAAAGATTTTTCTTTTTGTCTCCATCGGCATGTATCCCCGCTGTTTGGGTAAATACATTTTCTCCAACAACGGGTTTATTGGCCGATATCCTGAAGCCGGAAAAAGCTTCCACCAACCGGCTCACTTTATAAAGCGCTTTTTCATTGACTGATATTTTTACATCCTTTTGGAAATCGTTGAGTACTGCAACCACACTTTCCAGGGGAGTATTACCCGCGCGTTCACCCATACCGTTGATGGTGAGATGTAGTCCCCTGATGCCGGCTTTTACCGCCTCAAGGGCGTTGGCTACGCTTAGATCATAATCATTATGCCCATGAAAATCAAAATGGAGCGTAGGGTAGCGGTTCGTAATTTCAGTCAGATATTTGGAAGCTTCCGAAGGAATAAGGATGCCCAGTGTATCGGGAAGCAACACGCGTTTCACTGGTTGAGTAGCCAGGAAGTCGATATACTGGAAAACATAATCCTTTGAAAAGCGCATGCCATTACTCCAGTCTTCCAGGTAAACATTACAAGTAATTCCTTTTTTGGCGGCAAGCTTTAAAACGCTGGCTATTTCCGCAAAATGTTGTTCCGGCGTTTTTTTTAGCTGATGTGTAAGATGGTTGAGGGAGCCCTTGGTTAACAGGTTCATTACTTTGGCTCCGGCCTTCTGCATCCATTTAATGGAAGTGTCGCCGTCTACAAAAGTTAAAACCTCCACTTTGTCAATCAGACCATTAGACGTTGCCCAATCGGTAATCCTCTTTACCGCCTGAAATTCTCCTTCCGACACCCGGGCTGAGGCGATCTCAATCCGGTCTACTTTTACTTCCGTAAGCAGTAGTTGAGCTATCGTTAATTTTTCCTGTGCTGAGAAAGACACGCCGCTGGTTTGTTCGCCATCCCGTAACGTAGTGTCCATTATTTCTATATGACGCCGGTCCATTTATAAATTATGGCACCCCTGTTCCGAAAATCGGGAGACCAGGGGCGCCTTTTACGTTTTGTAAAATTAATTATAGGTAGTATTACTTCTATTTAAATAGCAACTGCTTCTGATACTCCAATTTAATAGATGCTTTTCTCCGCGAAAGCGGCAATTTCTGTTTTCATATCCTGCAGATAATCAATGTCATCGAAGCCATTCGTTAAATTATGCTTTTTATAGCCATTGATATCAAAGCCTTCTGATTCGCCTGTTGCTAAAATAGTTACCTTTTGTTCGGGCAGGTTTACTTCCAGTTCTGTCTTCGGATCGGCTTCAATAGCTTTGAAAATCTTATCCAGGAAGGCCTCGCTAACTGTTACCGGCAAAATACCGATGTTCAGAGAATTGCCCTTAAAGATATCCGCAAAGAAGCTGGATATCACACAACGGAACCCGTAATCATAAATAGCCCAGGCAGCATGCTCACGGCTACTACCGCTACCAAAGTTTTTACCACCTACCAGTATTTTACCGCTGTAAATAGGATTGTTCAGGACGAAGTCTTGTTTAGGGCTATCGTCGTTATTGTAACGCCAGTCGCGAAATAAGTTATCTCCAAAGCCCTTGCGCTCTGTTGCTTTTAAGAAGCGGGCAGGAATGATCTGGTCGGTATCTACGTTTTCAATAGGTAAAGGAACTGCTGTAGATTGTAATACTTTAAATTTATCGTAAGCCATTTAATGTAAGATTTGAGATGATTTAACCTAATTTTTTACTGTAGACAATTTAAATTAAAAATTTGATTTGTAATTAATTGTCGTTGTTTACCTAAACTGTTGCTTCTTCTTCAATCAGTTCTCTCGGATCTGTAACTACACCGGTTACTGCTACGGCAGCGGCTACGTATGGACTTGCCAAAAGGGTACGGGCGCCAGGGCCTTGTCTTCCTTCGAAGTTGCGGTTGCTGGTACTTACAGCATACTTGCCCGCCGGAATTTTATCATCATTCATTGCCAGGCAGGCAGAACAGCCTGGTTGTCTTAATTCAAACCCGGCTTCAGTTAGTACATCTAAAATGCCTTCTTCTTTAATCTGTGCCTCTACTATATGGGAGCCTGGTACTAACCATGCAGTGATATTGTCCGCCTTCTTTTTACCTTTAACTATTGAGGCAAAAGCACGGAAGTCTTCGATACGGCCATTGGTGCAGCTGCCCAGGAAGACATAATCGATTTTTTTACCGATGATGTTTTCATCTTCCTGGAAGTCCATATAAGCCAGTGACTTTTTGTAAGAAGCTTCACCATCTTTTACTTCAGATGCTTTTGGTATTTTACGGGTAATGCCGGTTCCTAAACCAGGGTTTGTTCCATAAGTGATCTGCGGCTCAATATCAGCTCCGTTAAAGCTAAGTTCCAAATCAAATTTCGCGTCAGCGTCTGTCTTTAAGGTTTTCCAGTAAGCCAGTGCTTTATCCCAGTCTTCACCTTTAGGAGCTTTATCTCTTCCTTTAATGTAGTTGAAAGTAGTTTCATCAGGGGCAATCATACCGCCACGGGCACCCGATTCGATACTCATGTTACAAACCGTCATACGGCCTTCCATGGTCATATTCTCAAATACCTCACCTGCATACTCAACAAAATATCCCGTAGCGCCACTGGCAGTGATCTGTGCAATGATATACAATGCCACATCCTTTGGTAAAACACCTTTGCCTAATTTGCCGTTAACGGTAATGCGCATTTTTTTGGGTTTTGGCTGCATGATACACTGAGAAGAGAGTACCATTTCCACTTCAGAAGTACCGATACCAAAAGCAATACTACCAAAAGCGCCGTGAGTAGAAGTATGAGAGTCTCCGCAAACGATGGTCATACCTGGTTGCGTAATACCATTTTCTGGTCCAACCACGTGTACGATGCCATTTTTAGGACTTCCCAACGCCCAGATCGAAATACCGTATTTTTCTGCATTGCTTGACAAAGCTGCTAACTGTTTAGCTGATAAAGGATCTGCTACGGGTAAATGTTGATTAATAGTAGGGGTGTTGTGATCGGCGGTAGCGAAGGTACGCTGTGGGTACATCACTCCAATTCCTCTGTTTTCAATACCCAGGAAAGCTACCGGGCTGGTTACTTCATGAATAAAATGGCGGTCAATAAATAAAACATCCGGACCGTCCTCAATTTTTCTCACCACGTGGGCGTCCCAGACTTTATCAAACAAAGTGGTTGGATTTGTACTCATTGTAATAATTCTTATAGTTAAAAATTTCGTGCAAATATTGCTTTTCGAAAGCACGTAAAGGTAACAAGAATATCAGGATTTTAATAGGGCCTGACGGCTGTTTTATGATTCGGGCCTGATTTTTAAAATAAATTGAGGGTTGTAAAATTATTAATTGTAAAAATTACAATTATATTGATGGAGTTGTTCGTGTTATTAGCTTTTTTTATGTTCCAAATAATTGTAAATGAGAATTATATATTTTTATTAACGTTTATATAGAGGCTTTTAACACAAAAGAATAAACAGTTAAATTTATATTTGGATAACGTAATTATTTCAATATTTTATAAGGAGATGTTGTTTTGCACAGGCTCTTTTTAGTGTTTACAAAACCAGACTAAAGCTATGAAGAATGTAAATGAGTTTTTGAAATTGTTGGGCCTTTTGCTTGTTTTCAACAGCGTTTCAGGCCAGAAGACGAAACCTTTACCTGATGGGGTAGAACAGTGGTTCAGCCTCCGGTTACAAAATACCGGAGACAGGAAGCCGATAGACAATTACGATGATGATGCTGCCTTCTTTTCAACAGACTCGGCCACCGTAATAGGCTACCTGAAAGGCTATAAACCATCAGAGGGTTTTAGAACAGGAATGATCTATATAGAAAATGAGTTCTCCAGGGCAGACCACCCGATCGTTGTAAAAATTCTTGAGGATGGGCGCTTTGAGGCTCGCATTCCTATGTGGCACCCCAAAGTAGTTGAGATGGTTTTTAATGATCGGGAATTTCAATATTATATAGAGCCCGGTCAAACCCTTGGTATCATTATCGACTGGCCTCTATTCAGGAAAAATGACAATGATGACGCTATACAATTTTATGGTCTTTTGGCTGATATCAACATCGGGCTTGGAAATATCCCGCTCCCTAAAATAGATGACGACTGGTTGGCTAAACAGGTAAGACAAGTAAAACCCCAGAAGTTTAAGGGGGAAACACTTCTGGATTGGGATACCCAAAAACGGATATTGGATTCAATCTTGGCCATCAGAAGATATCATGAAAAGTTAAAAGCACTCGTGCACGCGGAATTAACTATCGATATGCTGATGCGTTTGTACAAATATACGGAGCTCAGAAAGCGGGAGTTTAGAGAATATCCGCATGACCTTGTTTTACAAGTCCCTTTACCGGCTAATTTTTACGACTTCAACAAAGAGGTAGATTTCACTAACAATAGTATTTTTATTTCTCCAAATTTTTCCTCTTTTATCAACCTTACAGAATACGGTCCGCTGATTAAAGCAGTAAGTTTGACGGATACCGAATTTTTGGTAACGGGGCTCAAAAAAGTGGTGAGACTGGATGAAATGCGGGATTCTATTGCCCGGAATGAGCTTTACCTGACTAATGGTAAGGTATATGACCTGATAAGATTACACCGGCTTATTGCAGCATTTGATCCTGATTTACGGTCCGTGGGTAATGACAGCTTAATTACTTATTTCGAAACGGTAAAGCGCGGTCTTTATAATTCATTTTATACGCAACAGGCCGATATAATTATCGAGGATGCACTACGAAAAAAAGAAGGAAGGGGTATACCACTGCCTGGGTCTTATGCGGGAGCTCTCTTTAAAAAGCTGATCGCACCGTACGCCGGTAAAATGATTTTCGTGGATTTTTGGGCTACTACATGCGGGTCCTCTGTTTGGGACATTCAGCAAATGCGTGCAACAAGGGACAAATACAAAGACAGTAAAGATTTTGTTTTTTTGTTTATTACTTCCGAGGACGAGTCCTCTAAAAGGGTCTATCAATCATTTGTTCGAAAGCAACAATTGGCAAATACAGTTTACCTGAGCAGCGACGACTACCGGTACCTGAGAGAACTTTTTGGCATTTATGGTATCCCCAGGTATGCTATTATTAATAAAAAAGGAGAGGTATTGAATAGCAAATCGGAACCACATGAATTTATGCTTGAAATCAACACATTTAACACGGTAGTTCAACACTCATCCACTCACTAATATATATCAGAGGTCTTTCTTCATCACATAATCATTCATCAAATAACCGTTACCAATTTCAGTATCCAGCTCTTTGATAATTTCAAAGCCTACGGCCTGGTAAAACTGCAGCGCCTTATTGTAGCGGTTTACATGAAGCGTGAGGCTATGGGCGCCGGCATTTTTTGCAAAATCAATTATGAATTGAATCATCTTTTTTCCTAGCCCTTTGCCCTGGTGGTCAGGCGACAGGTATATTTTGTGGAGGTGCGCTGTTTGGTCCTCTTTTAATTCGAGGCCTGCAAACCCGGTATCCTTTCCTTCCTGTTCCAGGAGAAAAAAAGAATATCCTGGTTTATCGAAATCTTTTTCAAGCACAGGATCGCTATAAAACAGCTCCAGCATATAAGCCAGCTGTTCCTGGGATAAAATAGACGAATAGGTGGCCGGCCAGATATCAAGGGCCAGTCGACGTATAATGGGAAGTTCTGCTTTTAAAGCTTTTCTGATGGATGTGTCCATTTATTAATGGTATTAAAGTAAAAATGCACCAATTTTCATTGATGCATTTTTTTGAGGAGTACTATAGAAATTAAGCTAATTTCTTTTTCAGGTTTTCGTCAATTGCTTCCAAAAACTCTTCAGTATACAAATAATGCTCACCATGGCTTACTTTGTTACCATGAACGCAAACAGCAAGGTCTTTGGTCATTTTACCTTCTTCTACTGTTTCAATACAAACAGCTTCCAGTGCATTGGCAAAATCGATCAAAGGCTGGTTATTATCTAATTTACCGCGGAAAGCCAAACCTCTTGTCCATGCAAAAATACTCGCAATAGGGTTGGTGCTGGTTGGGTTACCTTTTTGGTGCTCGCGGTAGTGACGTGTAACGGTACCATGCGCAGCTTCAGCTTCCATAGTTTTACCATCGGGTGTAACCAGTACAGAAGTCATCAAACCTAAAGAACCGAATCCTTGTGCTACCGTGTCACTTTGTACATCACCATCGTAGTTTTTACAAGCCCATACAAAGTTACCGTTCCACTTTAAAGCGCTGGCAACCATGTCATCGATCAGGCGATGCTCATAAACGATTCCGGCTTCAGTAAACTGAGCTTTAAATTCATTTTGGTACACTTCTTCAAAAATGTCTTTAAAGCGACCGTCGTATTTTTTTAGAATGGTATTTTTTGTAGAAAGATATAAAGGCCATTTTTTGTTTAATGCCACATTGAAGCAGCTGCGCGCAAAACCATAAATGCTTTCGTCCGTATTGTACATGGTCATTGCCACACCATCTCCTTTAAAGTTATATACTTCAAAAGTTTGTGCTTCACCACCATCTTCCGGTACAAAAGTCATGGTTAATTTACCTTTACCTTTAATTACGGTATCTGTAGCACGATATTGATCGCCAAATGCATGACGGCCTACAATAATTGGCGCGGTCCAGTTGGTAACCAGGCGGGGAATATTTTTAATAACGATTGGCTCACGGAAAACCGTTCCATCTAAAATGTTCCGGATGGTTCCGTTAGGGCTTTTCCACATTTGTTTCAGGTTAAACTCTGTAACACGTGCTTCATCTGGTGTAATAGTAGCACATTTGATACCCACACCATGTTCTTTAATGGCATTAGCAGCATCTATAGTTACCTGGTCATTTGTTTCGTCCCTGTACTCAACACCCAGATCAAAATATTTAATATCCAGATCAACATAAGGAAGGATTAATTTGTCTTTAATGAATTTCCATATGATGCGTGTCATTTCATCGCCATCAAGTTCCACAACGGGATTAGCCACTTTGATTTTTTCAGCCATATATATATATCGTTTAAGAATTTGTGATTCCGGCAAATCTACAGATAAATACATCAATAGACAATAGAGTTTTAACTTTACAACGCTATAAGAATGTTAACAACAAATTTGCTGATTAACCATCGTAGAATATTACCTGATAAAACATCAATTATGTTACCTTTGAGTATGCCCGTTAATGAAAAAATTGCAGCTGACTTCGTAAAATTTTTACGACAGTTTGTACCGCTTACCGACACCGAAGTAAAAAAGGAATTACTTCCTATTGTTAGCACCAGGGAATTTGCCAAAAAACAGGTTATTTCCAAAGCGGGTGAAGTAGAAAATTATATGAATTTTATCAGCAAGGGACTGATAAGAAAATACTATAAAACGGGAGAGGAGGAGCATATTGTGCAGATATCAAGAGAAGGCCACCTTATATCTGCTCAGGAGTCTTTCTACACCCGTACGCCCTCAGAGTATTTTGTAGAAGCTCTTGAGCCCAGTGTTGTTATTTCATTAACTTTTGAAGATATGGAGCGTTTATTTGCTTCCAGCCATAGCTTCGAAAGATTAGGACGGCTGGTAACCGTTCATACCATGGTACTGAAAGATAAATGGCAAACCAGCCTGATCATGCAATCGCCCCGCGACCGGTTTTTAAATTTTGTAGAAAATCACCACGAAATATTACAACGTGTGCCACAGAAATACCTCGCTTCCTATTTAAATATCAAGCCGGAGACCTTCTCCAGGTTTAAACATCTTTTGCGGCTAAAACGTCCGGCTTTATAATTCTGTTTTAGCGGGTACAATTAATACGGGCGCTTTTATCAGGTGCCTCAACTGGTTGATGGTTTCACCGTAAATCAGGTCCTTTATTCCTCTGTGTCCGTGAGCGCCTATTACTAATAGCTCTACATCCGATTCATTAATGATCCGGGCAATACTGTCGACCGTATTTCCAAAGCCCAGCTTTCCTTCAGCCTGGTATCCTTTAGCTTTCAATTGTTGTACATAGGCGTTAAGATATTGCTGATCAGACAGGGTTTCGTCATCAACGCTCTCTCCAAAATTGGCTCCGGCGGCTACACTTTCCGTTATATGTATTAACAGGTAAGTGCTGTCGGGCGTTCCCTGGGCCAAAGCATGATTAATCACTTTTTCATCCAGTTCACCAAAATCGAGCGTAATAGCTATTTTACCATAACGCTGTACCGGCGATAATTCAAGGTTTTTGGGTGTATCGTGTATGGTAATCTTTTGGGCAGACTTCTTTTTTTGCAACGGGTAAATAGTAGTATACAATAAAAGAATGACAAAACCGATGGCTCCCAAAATAATTAAAGCCTTCGAGATCAGGTTGCCGGGTGTATTGAAAAAGTCCATAGCCTGCTCCACTATTAAACGTGCATTCAGGTAGACCAATACAACAGTAATGAGCCAGGCGGATACCTTAACCCAGGGTTTGATCACAAACTTACCCATCGTTTTTTTATCACTTACAAAGTGGATCAGCGGTATAATGGCAAATCCCAACTGCATGCTTAATACAACCTGGCTGAATATAAGCAGGCTGTCTACATCTTCTTCGCCATTGATCAATATAACCAGTGCGGCTGGTACAATAGCTATCAAACGGGTGATCAAACGGCGTACAATAGGGTTGATCCTTAGCCTCAGGTAGCCCTCCATCACAATTTGCCCGGCCAGTGTGCCGGTAATAGTGCTGCTTTGTCCTGCAGCAATAAGCGCCACCGCAAAAAGCTTGGCAGCAAAACTGCTGCCCAGATGTTGCGGTAAGAGTTCGTAAGCCTGTTTGATCTCTCCAACATCAGACCGGCCGGTTTTATAGAACACTGCGGCCGCTAATATGAGTATGGCCGCATTTACAAGCAGCGCCATATTCAGGGCTACAGCGCTGTCAATGAAATTCAGCTTCAATGCTTTTTTAATGCTGGCATCATCCCGGTTGAATTTACGGGTTTGCACCAGGGCCGAATGAAGGTAGAGGTTATGAGGCATTACGGTAGCGCCAATAATTCCGATAGCAATGTATAAGGCCGTATCATTTTCAATATGAGGTACCAACCCGGAAACCACTTCGCTGGCATCGGGTTTCGCCACCACAATTTGTATAAGAAAAGACATGGCTATTATGAAAATCAGGCCAATGATAAATGCCTCCAGCTTACGCATGCCCAGGCGTTGCAGCATGATCAGCAAAAATGTATCGAGTGCAGTGATCATTACTCCATAGATAAGGGGCATGCCCGTTAATAGCTGTAAGCCAATAGCCATACCCAGTATTTCCGCCAGGTCTGTGGCGGCGATGGCTATCTCTGCCAGGATATATAATGCGAAATTGACCTTTTTTGGATAGGTTTCGCGGTTGGCCTGCGCCAGGTCGCGGTTGCGTACGATTCCTAATCTTGCAGAAAGGCTCTGCAGCAACAACGCCATTATATTGCTCATCACCAGCACCCATAAAAGCGAATAACCAAACTGGCTTCCCCCCGCCAGGTCTGTAGCCCAGTTACCGGGATCCATATAGCCCACGCTGACCAGGTAGGCCGGGCCGAAAAAAGCCAGGATCCGTCTCCACCTCGATTTATTCGGGGCTGTGGTATCTACCGAATTATGAACCTCGCTTAATGAAATTTCTGAGTGATGCTTTGCCATTAGTTTTTAATAAAGATGTTTTGGGATAACTCTTTTGTTAAATAAGATTGGTGTTTATTATCTGTTCTTACTTCCATAGACTCGTCGAATGCATATTTTTTTATTACCTGTATCCGGCTTCCTATAGAAATATTTTTCTCATCCAGCATCTCGAGTACCTCCGGCGACTGGTTCCCGATCTGTGTTACAATGGCTACTTTTTTTTCAGAAAGGGTCGCCAAAGACACTTGCCTGGCTTGAATGATCTTTCCTTTGGCATCCGGAATAGGATCTCCATGGGGATCTGTTCTTGGAAAACCCAAAAATGCATCCAGCTTGTCAATGAGTTTTTCATTGCTGATATGTTCCAGTTCCTCGGCCACCTCATGCACCTCTTCCCAGCTGAAACCCAGTTTTTGAGAAAGAAAATATTCCCATAAACGGTGTCTTCTTACAATGCTCACAGCCTCTGCCTCGCCCGATTCTGTAAGGGTACAGCCATAGTAGGCTTTATAGCTGACCAGCCCTTTTTTACTGAGCTTTTTGAGCATGTCCGTAATGGAAGCGGGAGCTGTATGAAGGGAGGTGGCAAGGTCGTTGGTAGCAACAATACCCGATGCGTTTTGCAAATGATAAATAGTCTTCAGATAATTCTCTTCCGAGATTGTAAATCGGATCATGCCTAAATAATAATTTAGACAAACCTAAAAATAATTTTCGATATTATGAAAATTTCTGCATAGGCCGTATATACCACGGGGGCAATTTCAAAAAAACAATGGTAGTGTTGGTGAAGTATTGTTTATTTGTAGTTAATAATATTTAACCATATGCTATACAGGCTCTGTTTTTTTACTGTAATGACCATAATGATTGTTTCCTGCGGCAATAAGAAAAAGAAAATGGCGGGGGAAGACGATGTGAATTTACAGGATTTTGTGGATTTCTTCCCCGAGGCTCAATTACCTTTTATCTATGCCGACACCGCTTTATATGCCAAAACAGACGATAGTTTGCTGATTAGTGCCGATATTTTTAATGAGTTTACGCCTGATAGTATATTAAGCGCCACTTTTGGTGCTGATAAACCCAATTTGTACGCAATAGGAAAATTTAGTGAGAAAGAGGGTATCGTGTACCTGATGTCGAAGGCCGCTACTGCTAAAAATAAAGCGATGTTTATTTCGGCATACAATAACAAAAATGAGTTTATAGCTGCTATGCAGGTGATGAAGAGCCAGAAGGAAAAAGGTATTTCTACGCTGGTTACTATTGACAAGCTATTCAACATTAATAAAAAAACTATCAAAAAGCTGCCTAACGGCGTTGAGATTAGTGGCGATGATATATATGTGTTGAACAGCGCCGCCAGGAAATTTATGTTGATAATGACCGATGCCCTGGGCGATGATGCTGAGGTAATCAACCCTATTGACACGCTTAGCCGCAATTATAAATATGCGGGGGATTATGGGGTAGGCAGCCGCAATATCATTTCCATCCGAGATAATATAAAGCCCGGACGTGTTCAGTTCTATATCCACCTGGAAGAAAAGAACTCGCAGTGCAGTGGTGAACTGAAGGGAGAAGCCAATATTACCTCAGACAATACAATCATTTATAAAAAGCCGGGAGATCCCTGTGCCCTGCAGTTTGAGTTTGATAAAAACGGTGTAACACTGAAGGAGCTGGAGGGATGCGGATCGCGCATGGGTGCGTTGGATTGCACTTTCAACGGAAAATACCCTAAAAAGAAAGCTTCTAAAAAATAGAACTTATTGCCTTTGAAAATCTTTGGATAAGGCCTCTACGTCTGATGCGGGCATGTCTTTTGATGCTATGGAAATGCGGTATTTGAAAGTTACCGACCCATGTGGTTGGAGGGTGTAATTAAGCGTTTCTTTCCCGTTGCTAAAAACTTTTCTACCCAGCGGATTAGCAGCAAACAAACCGTAGCCGCGTGCATGCCAGTACGTAGGATACCCCGTGTTGCGGGGATGATCAAAAATGGCAATTGTAATATCTTTATTATCCTTAGTACCCTTCAACATAGCCCAGGGCGCTTTACTACTCCAGACACTGTCGCCTTTTACACCATGGCTGTTATAATACATGCCCGAGATATTCGCACCTGACGAAGGGTCTACTTTTGTTTTGTTGCCATGTGCGTCAACAAAAACACCTGGCTCTTTAGAGGGCATTTCCAGTTCTCTCGCTACACGTATGGCAATAAAACCATCTTTTACATCTTTAAAAACAACGGGCTCACCTAAAGCGGTAAGGGTGGTTGTCCTGTCGATGATCACAACATTGTTTTGAACCTTAAAATCGTAAATCGTTCTTTCTTTCAGGAAATGAGCGCCCTGGTTATTGAACCAGTTGGCGGTAGCTATAAGTTGTGCGTTGTTGATAGATTTTTTGGTTTTTTCTACTTTTTCATGCCTGATCGTACCATAAAGGTTCTTCTTATCGGCTGCGATTGCAGTAGAGTTGTTCCAGAAATCAATACCATTTACCGATTCATAATTTAACCAGATGCCCACATGATGCGGATGATCGGTTCTTTCACCTGTTCGCGGAGCAATAGGGTAACCCCTGGTTACCGTGACACCGTCGACTGTATTTACAGGGTAAAGAAAAGGTTTGGCAATAGAATCATAATAGCAGTAAGAAGTTATTAATTGACCGTTGTAAATAATGTCAGCACGCTTCTCGCCGGGTTTCGAGATAATATTAAAACCATTCTGGGCATCAAGCAGGGAAGTGCAGAGCAAAAGGTAAATCGCTGTGATCGTATGTTTCATGGCAATGATTTGAATTCTGTTTTTGAAGCTTTCAAGATAACCCTTTATGGCCTGATCAGCAAATTGGGTATGCCGGAACATAAAAAAAGCCGGGTATTTTGATACCCGGCTTCATTGAATAAGAAGATATATTAGCTATTAGCTGTTTCGGCTTTTGCCGCTGATGTATCATTTTTGGGTTTATCCTTACGGATACCACCTTTCAGATCTACCAGTACCGGTGCCGCAACAAATACGGTTGAGTAAATACCGGTAACCACACCAATCAGCATCGCAAATGCAAAGCCGCGTGTTACTTCACCGCCGAAGATGAACAGGATCAGGATGGTTAAGAATACCGTTAAGGTGGTCATGATGGTACGGCTTAATGTTTCGTTGATCGCTTTATTAACCAGGGTTTTCTGATCCAGGGTAGGATGCAGCTTCATGTCTTCACGAATCCTGTCAAAGATTACCACCGTATCGTTCATGGAGA belongs to Niabella yanshanensis and includes:
- a CDS encoding Nramp family divalent metal transporter, with amino-acid sequence MAKHHSEISLSEVHNSVDTTAPNKSRWRRILAFFGPAYLVSVGYMDPGNWATDLAGGSQFGYSLLWVLVMSNIMALLLQSLSARLGIVRNRDLAQANRETYPKKVNFALYILAEIAIAATDLAEILGMAIGLQLLTGMPLIYGVMITALDTFLLIMLQRLGMRKLEAFIIGLIFIIAMSFLIQIVVAKPDASEVVSGLVPHIENDTALYIAIGIIGATVMPHNLYLHSALVQTRKFNRDDASIKKALKLNFIDSAVALNMALLVNAAILILAAAVFYKTGRSDVGEIKQAYELLPQHLGSSFAAKLFAVALIAAGQSSTITGTLAGQIVMEGYLRLRINPIVRRLITRLIAIVPAALVILINGEEDVDSLLIFSQVVLSMQLGFAIIPLIHFVSDKKTMGKFVIKPWVKVSAWLITVVLVYLNARLIVEQAMDFFNTPGNLISKALIILGAIGFVILLLYTTIYPLQKKKSAQKITIHDTPKNLELSPVQRYGKIAITLDFGELDEKVINHALAQGTPDSTYLLIHITESVAAGANFGESVDDETLSDQQYLNAYVQQLKAKGYQAEGKLGFGNTVDSIARIINESDVELLVIGAHGHRGIKDLIYGETINQLRHLIKAPVLIVPAKTEL
- a CDS encoding metal-dependent transcriptional regulator, encoding MIRFTISEENYLKTIYHLQNASGIVATNDLATSLHTAPASITDMLKKLSKKGLVSYKAYYGCTLTESGEAEAVSIVRRHRLWEYFLSQKLGFSWEEVHEVAEELEHISNEKLIDKLDAFLGFPRTDPHGDPIPDAKGKIIQARQVSLATLSEKKVAIVTQIGNQSPEVLEMLDEKNISIGSRIQVIKKYAFDESMEVRTDNKHQSYLTKELSQNIFIKN
- a CDS encoding DUF6807 domain-containing protein, translated to MKHTITAIYLLLCTSLLDAQNGFNIISKPGEKRADIIYNGQLITSYCYYDSIAKPFLYPVNTVDGVTVTRGYPIAPRTGERTDHPHHVGIWLNYESVNGIDFWNNSTAIAADKKNLYGTIRHEKVEKTKKSINNAQLIATANWFNNQGAHFLKERTIYDFKVQNNVVIIDRTTTLTALGEPVVFKDVKDGFIAIRVARELEMPSKEPGVFVDAHGNKTKVDPSSGANISGMYYNSHGVKGDSVWSSKAPWAMLKGTKDNKDITIAIFDHPRNTGYPTYWHARGYGLFAANPLGRKVFSNGKETLNYTLQPHGSVTFKYRISIASKDMPASDVEALSKDFQRQ
- a CDS encoding Crp/Fnr family transcriptional regulator, which gives rise to MLPLSMPVNEKIAADFVKFLRQFVPLTDTEVKKELLPIVSTREFAKKQVISKAGEVENYMNFISKGLIRKYYKTGEEEHIVQISREGHLISAQESFYTRTPSEYFVEALEPSVVISLTFEDMERLFASSHSFERLGRLVTVHTMVLKDKWQTSLIMQSPRDRFLNFVENHHEILQRVPQKYLASYLNIKPETFSRFKHLLRLKRPAL
- a CDS encoding isocitrate dehydrogenase (NADP(+)); this encodes MAEKIKVANPVVELDGDEMTRIIWKFIKDKLILPYVDLDIKYFDLGVEYRDETNDQVTIDAANAIKEHGVGIKCATITPDEARVTEFNLKQMWKSPNGTIRNILDGTVFREPIVIKNIPRLVTNWTAPIIVGRHAFGDQYRATDTVIKGKGKLTMTFVPEDGGEAQTFEVYNFKGDGVAMTMYNTDESIYGFARSCFNVALNKKWPLYLSTKNTILKKYDGRFKDIFEEVYQNEFKAQFTEAGIVYEHRLIDDMVASALKWNGNFVWACKNYDGDVQSDTVAQGFGSLGLMTSVLVTPDGKTMEAEAAHGTVTRHYREHQKGNPTSTNPIASIFAWTRGLAFRGKLDNNQPLIDFANALEAVCIETVEEGKMTKDLAVCVHGNKVSHGEHYLYTEEFLEAIDENLKKKLA